A stretch of Gallus gallus isolate bGalGal1 chromosome 2, bGalGal1.mat.broiler.GRCg7b, whole genome shotgun sequence DNA encodes these proteins:
- the ICE1 gene encoding little elongation complex subunit 1 isoform X1, producing MRGALGAAGTMMPGETQLPPAGTAAAAVPCKNCGVLQQNINEYVAALVALKQKMIHGDRLLTEYQQKCTELQFAEREISALRCQVEQMLQKILPLEKGQKELGSLKAELEEKKSSLKIYQESQLECVRIKEEIVKSDAVRKKLEAKVKKLEEAATKHTQDFKQLKIEKKKLEKELKKAQGKLDGVLKEKCRKVKHAETQSSNEDLATDIDKEKIKFLLEELWMCIDSAKEKGEKQENDSTLVSAQDKAWPGKRRLFVTKESVQTHRKNGKHGGKTLPWHSSKESTGKQNSVTALQFQMTTAPLGSDCLENRTTEDYLQDCEDKAMDVIVQRDGSHSSSAFSDQEQKGQGGNVMDILNWVRPLPALLSPVQLSPVSTQDILFGELTGSSDEEVDCTASAVECILQEDQVQPQNCNVFKLNEECNRWNKPRGHSLDAETSYNSSRTEKVVHIGPETLIKEERNTKQCEVATSITNTESNRECLEENSENKETAKRDLMEATAYELEAKEQKGDIKKMHNEERVSSTHSMLCSFNLQNQIERCSEVEQTEENVILVRAGGYEGTHEKYGELMKAEHEREIPKAVYIPQNVTHLPPEQYLVVLQRKDSKEKSGMLIESEVVENECKDAIKVTNTAINVEENIKQMVTGEEATAAIQIQGLCAEPNNERELSENVSCNFSNSKSCCEAKCPENLIIQYDGEGIVKETDECTESTEISVCSQCSEIRHDSEKILEKQCIHTLKCEIVRKHELETAQVSQCYSPVSAVEGIKHSLYVDDVDKKVCVVRSASLAFPEDDGQLKIQDINIIRPKSVEPTMKLSKESVLEIAESSDLLHSAQNGKLLHEKEREDLKGKNHQYFFQGKSDLGSISAVPKMTCITDAESSIAKCKSSALDFTERNGELKQPESLCSTLECGLSTTQNFRVIESQETEFKVNQEDFIGESSKLLEEADTIQSVLVESNLTSQTQFGKPQNQFLANANAKCDETKAEVNSQSKELLIEACSNSFKEKKSVVKKNNVSEVVQQPSSEMDFSCGFAQYSQMDLKTDCINSKEPGSPVQVRNDLESTVPSDTNFSLQKVVRVVETDFTKNSDVSPVWEKKRR from the exons ATGCGCGGGGCGCTAGGCGCGGCAGGGACTATGATGCCTGGGGAGACACAGCTGCCGCCAGCGGGGACTGCTGCCGCCGCCGTGCCCTGCAAGAACTGTGGTGTTCTCCAGCAG AATATAAATGAATATGTAGCTGCATTAGTTGCACTGAAGCAAAAAATGATTCATGGCGA ccGTTTGCTGACGGAGTATCAACAGAAATGCACTG AGCTACAATTTGCTGAAAG GGAGATCTCTGCTTTACGTTGTCAAGTGGAACAGATGCTACAGAAAATcctgcctctggaaaagggTCAGAAAGAGTTGGGTTCCTTGAAGGCagagttggaagagaaaaag agTTCTCTCAAGATTTATCAGGAGAGCCAACTGGAATGTGTTagaattaaagaagaaatagttAAAAGTGATGCTGT gagaaagaaactgGAAGCAAAAGTGAAGAAACTTGAAG AGGCTGCAACAAAGCATACACAAGACttcaaacaactgaaaattgaaaagaaaaaacttgaaaaagaGTTAAAGAAGGCACAG gGAAAACTTGATGGTGTACTTAAAGAGAAGTGCAGGAAGG TTAAACATGCAGAGACCCAGAGTTCAAATGAAGATCTTGCAACTGATATAGACAAAG aaaaaataaaattcttgttGGAGGAACTCTGGATGTGCATTGacagtgcaaaagaaaaaggagagaagcaggaaaatgaTTCCACCTTGG tttctgCTCAGGACAAAGCATGGcctgggaaaagaaggctgtttGTTACAAAAG AATCTGTACAGACCCACCGGAAGAATGGGAAGCATGGTGGCAAAACACTGCCTTGGCATTCTTCAAAAGAAAGCACTGGAAAGCAAAATTCTGTAACAGCTCTGCAATTTCAAATGACTACTGCGCCTCTTGGAAGTGACTGTCTCGAGAACAGGACTACTGAAGATTATCTGCAAGACTGTGAGGATAAAGCTATGGATGTGATAGTGCAGAGAGATGGTAGTCACAGTAGTTCAGCCTTCTCTGATCAGGAGCAAAAAGGCCAAGGTGGAAATGTGATGGATATATTGAACTGGGTCAGGCCTCTCCCTGCTCTACTTTCTCCAGTACAGCTTTCACCAGTATCTACACAG gATATATTGTTTGGAGAACTCACAGGTTCTAGCGATGAAGAAGTTGATTgcactgcttctgcagtggAGTGTATTTTACAAGAAGACCAAGTTCAGCCTCAAAATTGTAATGTATTCAAACTGAATGAGGAATGTAACAGATGGAACAAACCACGTGGACATAGTCTTGATGCAGAAACTTCATATAACTCGAGTAGAACAGAAAAGGTTGTTCATATTGGCCCAGAGACATTAatcaaagaagagagaaatacaaAGCAATGTGAAGTTGCTACTTCAATTACAAATACAGAATCTAACAGAGAATGTTTGGAGGAGAATTCTGAGAATAAGGAAACTGCAAAGAGAGATCTAATGGAAGCAACAGCATATGAATTGGAAgccaaagaacagaaaggagatATCAAGAAGATGCACAATGAAGAAAGGGTCTCTTCAACTCATTCTATGCTATGCAGTTTCAACCTTCAGAATCAAATAGAAAGATGTAGTGAGGTTGAGCAAACAGAGGAGAATGTGATCTTAGTCAGAGCTGGTGGTTACGAAGGTACACATGAAAAGTATGGGGAGTTAATGAAAGCAGAACATGAAAGAGAAATTCCCAAGGCAGTATACATTCCACAAAATGTTACTCATTTGCCTCCTGAACAATACCTTGTTGTACTTCAAAGAAAAGATTCTAAGGAGAAATCTGGTATGTTGATAGAGAGTGAAGTGgttgaaaatgaatgcaaagatGCAATAAAGGTAACTAATACGGCAATTAATGTTGAGGAAAACATCAAACAAATGGTAACTGGAGAGGAAGCTACAGCTGCAATACAGATACAAGGGCTCTGTGCAGAGCCTAACAATGAGAGAGAGCTCTCTGAAAATGTATCGTGCAATTTCAGTAACTCTAAATCTTGCTGTGAAGCCAAGTGTCCTGAAAACTTAATAATACAGTATGATGGTGAGGGAATAGTTAAGGAGACTGATGAGTGCACTGAATCTACTGagatttctgtttgttctcaGTGCTCTGAAATAAGACATGATAGTGAAAAGATACTGGAGAAACAATGCATACATACACTAAAATGTGAAATAGTCAGAAAACATGAACTGGAGACAGCTCAGGTCTCTCAGTGTTACTCACCTGTATCTGCTGTTGAAGGAATCAAACATTCACTGTATGTGGATGACGTAGACAAAAAAGTATGTGTGGTGAGAAGTGCTTCATTGGCCTTTCCAGAAGATGATGGACAGCTCAAAATTCAAGACATAAATATAATCAGACCCAAATCTGTTGAACCAACTATGAAACTGAGCAAAGAAAGTGTTCTTGAAATAGCTGAATCATCAGACCTACTCCATAGTGCACAAAATGGAAAGTTACTAcatgagaaggaaagagaagatttaaaaggtaaaaatcatcagtattttttccaaggGAAGTCAGATTTGGGAAGTATATCTGCAGTACCAAAGATGACATGCATTACTGATGCAGAAAGCAGCATAGCAAAGTGTAAATCATCTGCACTGgattttacagaaagaaatggtgAACTGAAACAACCTGAAAGTCTATGTAGTACCTTAGAATGTGGGTTGTCTACAACTCAGAACTTTAGAGTGATTGAATCTCAAGAGACTGAATTCAAAGTTAATCAAGAAGATTTTATAGGGGAAAGCAGTAAACTGCTAGAAGAAGCGGATACCATCCAATCTGTCTTAGTAGAAAGTAATCTTACTTCTCAAACACAATTTGGAAAACCTCAGAATCAGTTCTTGGCAAATGCAAATGCTAAATGtgatgaaacaaaagcagaagtcaacagtcaaagcaaggaattGTTGATTGAGGCTTGTTCCAATTcatttaaggagaaaaagagtgttgtgaagaaaaataatgtttcagaGGTCGTACAACAGCCTTCTTCAGAAATGGATTTTAGTTGTGGCTTTGCTCAGTATTCTCAAATGGACTTGAAGACAGACTGTATAAATTCTAAAGAACCAGGTTCCCCTGTTCAAGTGAGAAATGACTTGGAATCTACTGTGCCTAGTGATACAAatttcagtcttcagaaagTTGTCAGAGTTGTTGAAACTGATTTCACAAAAAATTCTGATGTTTCCCctgtatgggaaaaaaaaaggagataa